From a region of the Halolamina sp. CBA1230 genome:
- a CDS encoding flippase activity-associated protein Agl23, whose protein sequence is MSRPARWARRRPVAAVLALTALALLLRLVALGDRTMHWDEARVAYWTLRYVRGAGFAYRPVIHGPFVPITVAPLFEHLGPTAFAARLPVAVVGGLAPLSALLFRRPAAPSHPSALDIGLDDAETVALATLLSVTPSFVYYSRFMRSDIPLAIFALFALGFAVRALATGRRRNVLAAGLFVGLAIPTKENVLLYAACAAGTTVVAVGWPAVTPLLPWREADQPRNAATTAFRGSLGRARAVLARHLPAVPLALLLGLVPVVFFLAPRGPTGDPTLGAALAGEAGWLALIERATVGTWETFRSSLWTGGRSHSYPIYAGKLLGYLFVGALPAVVGAGYAFVRELRSPSRPLVVPLVAWGIASMLGYPLATDIPAPWISIHIVLPLLVPAGVGWVAIVRDRAWKLDPPDVPDAETRRRYARYALAALVVLSAVQVPLVIAASSVTPPLYVNVLAQSAQPSDDLSPVKTTVADAADDVAERSSAGSRTQSDDGGVLFYGEEYYLPNESIDDDPPTEGEDWLGWWLNRLPMAWYVERADAPSSYARDADALRERESIPPVVFAAPPDADGAAPVLAERGYERTRYDLGLYHEQAVVMFVDESRLDDGPTNRSVQS, encoded by the coding sequence GTGTCCCGCCCCGCTCGCTGGGCGCGCCGTCGCCCCGTCGCGGCCGTGCTGGCGCTGACGGCGCTCGCCCTCCTCCTCCGACTGGTCGCGCTGGGCGACCGGACGATGCACTGGGACGAGGCCCGCGTCGCCTACTGGACGCTGCGGTACGTCCGCGGCGCCGGCTTCGCCTACCGGCCGGTGATCCACGGCCCGTTCGTCCCGATCACGGTCGCGCCGCTGTTCGAACACCTCGGCCCGACGGCGTTCGCGGCCCGGCTCCCGGTCGCGGTCGTCGGCGGGCTCGCGCCGCTGTCGGCGCTGCTGTTCCGCCGCCCTGCCGCCCCCTCCCACCCGAGCGCGCTCGATATCGGCCTCGACGACGCCGAGACAGTCGCGCTCGCTACGCTGCTTTCGGTCACGCCCAGTTTCGTCTACTACTCGCGGTTCATGCGCTCGGATATCCCGCTCGCGATCTTCGCCCTGTTCGCGCTTGGCTTCGCGGTTCGCGCGCTCGCGACCGGACGCCGGCGCAACGTTCTCGCCGCGGGGCTGTTCGTCGGCCTCGCGATCCCGACGAAGGAGAACGTCCTGCTGTACGCCGCCTGTGCCGCCGGGACGACCGTGGTCGCGGTCGGCTGGCCCGCCGTGACTCCGTTGCTCCCGTGGCGCGAGGCGGACCAGCCACGGAACGCGGCGACGACGGCGTTCAGGGGTTCCCTCGGCCGTGCCCGTGCTGTGCTCGCCCGTCACCTGCCCGCAGTGCCGCTGGCGCTCCTGCTCGGACTCGTCCCGGTCGTGTTCTTCCTCGCGCCGCGCGGTCCCACAGGCGACCCAACGCTGGGTGCCGCGCTGGCCGGCGAGGCGGGCTGGCTCGCGCTGATCGAGCGCGCGACCGTCGGGACGTGGGAGACGTTCCGGTCGAGCCTCTGGACCGGCGGCCGGAGCCACTCCTACCCGATCTACGCGGGCAAGCTCCTGGGCTACCTGTTCGTGGGTGCGCTCCCGGCCGTCGTCGGCGCCGGCTACGCGTTCGTCCGTGAGCTTCGCTCGCCGTCGCGGCCGCTGGTCGTGCCGCTCGTCGCGTGGGGGATCGCGTCGATGCTGGGCTACCCGCTGGCGACGGACATCCCCGCGCCCTGGATCTCGATCCACATCGTCCTCCCGCTGCTCGTCCCCGCCGGAGTCGGGTGGGTGGCGATCGTTCGTGATCGGGCGTGGAAACTCGATCCGCCCGACGTTCCCGACGCCGAGACACGCCGGCGCTACGCCCGCTACGCGCTGGCCGCGCTGGTGGTGCTCTCGGCAGTGCAGGTGCCGCTCGTGATCGCTGCCTCCTCGGTCACGCCGCCGCTGTACGTGAACGTGCTCGCCCAGTCGGCCCAGCCGTCGGACGATCTCTCGCCGGTGAAGACGACCGTCGCGGACGCGGCCGACGACGTCGCCGAGCGGAGCTCGGCTGGCAGTCGGACGCAGTCCGACGACGGCGGCGTGCTGTTCTACGGCGAGGAGTACTACCTCCCCAACGAGTCGATCGACGACGACCCGCCGACCGAGGGGGAGGACTGGCTGGGCTGGTGGCTGAACCGCCTGCCGATGGCGTGGTACGTCGAGCGCGCCGACGCGCCGTCGTCGTACGCCCGCGACGCCGACGCGCTGCGGGAGCGGGAGTCGATCCCGCCAGTCGTGTTCGCCGCACCCCCCGATGCCGACGGTGCGGCGCCGGTGCTGGCCGAGCGCGGCTACGAGCGAACGCGCTACGACCTCGGCCTCTACCACGAGCAGGCGGTGGTGATGTTCGTCGACGAGTCCAGACTGGACGACGGCCCGACGAACAGATCTGTGCAGTCCTGA
- a CDS encoding thiolase family protein, translating into MSTPVVVHARRTPQGKEDGVFADTRSEDLSVPLIEDALDTTGVDPEQVEDLMWGVAQQRGEQDNNVARVIALLSPLGEGTPATSINRWCASSMQAIISASDAVAAGNRECIIAGGVENMSRVPMDGDSYEHLHPGMSEQYNVFQLQMGLTAEKVAEEYGVSREAQDEYAARSQQRAVEATESGRFADEILPIETEDGVVEEDEGLRPGTTAEKLADLPPAFTGDGTVTAGNSSQISDGASLVMVTSKAFAEENDLDVMAEIGTNEVVGVDPTVMGIGPVPATKGLLDRAGTDIEEYDLVELNEAFASQCVYAQEELGIDDDQFNVNGGAIAIGHPLGASGARLPVTLLHEMEKRGDDRGLATLCVGFGQGAAIEFLME; encoded by the coding sequence ATGTCGACACCTGTCGTCGTACACGCTCGACGGACCCCGCAGGGGAAAGAGGACGGCGTCTTCGCCGACACCAGGAGCGAGGACCTCTCGGTTCCGCTGATCGAGGACGCGCTCGACACCACCGGCGTCGACCCCGAGCAGGTCGAGGACCTGATGTGGGGCGTCGCCCAGCAGCGCGGCGAGCAGGACAACAACGTCGCCCGCGTCATCGCGCTGCTCTCGCCGCTGGGCGAGGGGACGCCCGCGACCAGCATCAACCGCTGGTGTGCCTCCTCGATGCAGGCGATCATCTCCGCCTCGGACGCCGTCGCGGCGGGCAACCGTGAGTGCATCATCGCCGGCGGCGTCGAGAACATGAGCCGCGTGCCGATGGACGGCGACTCCTACGAGCATCTCCACCCCGGGATGTCTGAGCAGTACAACGTGTTCCAGCTCCAGATGGGGCTGACCGCCGAGAAGGTCGCCGAGGAGTACGGCGTCTCCCGGGAGGCACAGGACGAGTACGCCGCCCGCAGCCAGCAGCGCGCGGTCGAGGCCACGGAGTCGGGTCGCTTCGCCGACGAGATCCTCCCCATCGAAACCGAGGACGGCGTCGTCGAGGAGGACGAGGGACTGCGACCCGGAACGACCGCCGAGAAGCTCGCCGACCTCCCGCCGGCCTTTACGGGTGACGGCACCGTCACGGCCGGCAACTCCAGCCAGATCTCCGACGGCGCGTCGCTGGTGATGGTCACCTCGAAAGCGTTCGCCGAGGAGAACGACCTCGACGTGATGGCCGAGATCGGCACGAACGAGGTCGTCGGCGTCGACCCGACGGTGATGGGGATCGGTCCCGTGCCGGCGACGAAAGGGTTGCTCGACCGCGCCGGGACGGATATCGAGGAGTACGACCTCGTCGAACTCAACGAGGCCTTTGCCTCCCAGTGTGTGTACGCCCAGGAGGAGCTGGGGATCGACGACGACCAGTTCAACGTCAACGGCGGCGCCATCGCGATCGGCCACCCGCTGGGCGCCAGCGGCGCGCGACTCCCGGTGACGCTGCTGCACGAGATGGAGAAGCGCGGCGACGACCGCGGGCTGGCGACGCTCTGTGTCGGGTTCGGCCAGGGTGCCGCGATCGAGTTCCTGATGGAGTGA
- a CDS encoding 30S ribosomal protein S24e produces MEIEIVDETENPMLHRTDVRFELTHEDATPSRLQVRDSLAATLDKDSDEVVIRKLDTKFGMRKTIGDAKVYDSPDDARDVEQDHMLERNKIEADTDAEAEEAPADGE; encoded by the coding sequence ATGGAGATCGAAATCGTCGACGAGACCGAGAACCCGATGTTGCACCGCACCGACGTCCGATTCGAGCTGACCCACGAGGACGCCACGCCCTCGCGCCTGCAGGTCCGTGACAGCCTCGCGGCGACGCTGGACAAGGACTCGGACGAGGTCGTGATCCGCAAGCTGGACACGAAGTTCGGCATGCGCAAGACGATCGGCGACGCGAAGGTGTACGACTCGCCCGACGACGCCCGCGACGTCGAGCAGGACCACATGCTCGAGCGGAACAAGATCGAAGCCGACACCGACGCCGAGGCCGAGGAAGCCCCCGCCGACGGCGAGTAA
- a CDS encoding bifunctional N(6)-L-threonylcarbamoyladenine synthase/serine/threonine protein kinase yields MRVLGVEGTAWCASAAVHDTTTDETFIESDAYEPDSGGIHPREAAEHMGDAIPRVIETALERADGEIDVVAFSQGPGLGPCLRVAGTGARALAGTLDVPLVGVNHMVAHLEIGRHESGFDSPVCLNASGANAHLLGFHDGRYRVLGETMDTGVGNAIDKFTRHLGWSHPGGPKVEEAAADGEYVDLPYVVKGMDFSFSGLTSAAKDAVDDGTPVENVCFSLQEHVFAMLTEVSERALSLTGSDELVLGGGVGQNDRLREMLAGMCEQRGAEFYAPEPRFLRDNAGMIAVLGAEMAAAGDTIAIEDSAIDPDFRPDEVPVTWRENESVAVGHGAGSGASGLTDPRRGAEAVVDVQDGVVVKRRIPKEYRHPELDAKLRRDRTVLEARLLSEARKAGVPTPLVHDIDVPEATLRLQHVGDTDLADALTTERARELGEHLARLHGREVVHGDPTTKNVRVGDRLSLIDFGLGYHSGHPEDHAMDLHVFEGSVAGTATEPESLCRAFEAGYAAVGDETVLERLAEIRGRGRYQ; encoded by the coding sequence ATGCGCGTTCTGGGTGTCGAGGGCACGGCGTGGTGTGCAAGCGCCGCCGTCCACGACACCACGACCGACGAGACGTTCATCGAGTCCGACGCGTACGAGCCCGACAGCGGCGGCATTCACCCGCGCGAGGCCGCCGAGCACATGGGCGACGCGATCCCGCGGGTGATCGAGACGGCGCTCGAGCGAGCCGACGGCGAGATCGACGTTGTCGCGTTCTCACAGGGCCCCGGACTGGGCCCGTGTCTGCGCGTCGCGGGCACTGGCGCGCGCGCGCTCGCCGGCACGCTCGACGTGCCGCTCGTCGGCGTCAACCACATGGTCGCCCACCTCGAGATCGGGCGCCACGAGTCCGGCTTCGACTCGCCGGTCTGTCTCAACGCCTCGGGCGCGAACGCCCACCTGCTCGGCTTCCACGACGGGCGCTACCGCGTGCTGGGTGAGACGATGGACACCGGCGTCGGCAACGCGATCGACAAGTTCACGCGCCACCTCGGCTGGAGCCACCCCGGCGGGCCGAAAGTCGAGGAGGCGGCCGCGGACGGCGAGTACGTCGACCTCCCCTACGTCGTGAAGGGGATGGACTTCTCCTTCTCGGGGTTGACGAGCGCCGCGAAGGACGCGGTGGACGACGGCACGCCCGTCGAGAACGTCTGCTTCTCGCTGCAGGAGCACGTGTTCGCGATGCTCACGGAGGTCAGCGAGCGCGCGCTCTCGTTGACGGGCAGCGACGAACTCGTGCTCGGCGGCGGCGTCGGGCAGAACGACCGCCTGCGGGAGATGCTCGCGGGGATGTGCGAGCAGCGCGGCGCCGAGTTCTACGCGCCCGAGCCGCGGTTCCTCCGGGACAACGCCGGGATGATCGCCGTCCTCGGCGCGGAGATGGCGGCCGCGGGCGACACGATCGCCATCGAGGACAGCGCGATCGACCCGGACTTCCGCCCCGACGAGGTGCCCGTGACGTGGCGGGAGAACGAGTCCGTCGCCGTCGGCCACGGCGCCGGGAGCGGCGCGTCGGGGCTCACCGATCCCCGGCGCGGCGCGGAGGCGGTCGTCGACGTGCAGGACGGCGTGGTCGTGAAGCGCCGGATCCCCAAGGAGTACCGCCACCCCGAACTCGACGCGAAGCTCCGCCGGGATCGGACCGTGCTGGAGGCACGCCTGCTGAGCGAGGCGCGGAAGGCGGGCGTGCCGACGCCGCTGGTCCACGACATCGACGTGCCCGAAGCCACGCTTCGACTCCAGCACGTCGGCGACACGGACCTCGCGGACGCGCTCACGACCGAGCGGGCCCGCGAACTCGGCGAGCATCTGGCACGGCTGCACGGCCGGGAGGTGGTCCACGGCGACCCGACGACGAAGAACGTCCGCGTCGGCGACCGGCTCTCCCTGATCGACTTCGGGCTGGGCTACCACTCCGGCCACCCCGAGGACCACGCGATGGATCTCCACGTGTTCGAGGGCTCGGTGGCGGGGACGGCGACCGAGCCGGAGTCGCTCTGTCGGGCGTTCGAGGCGGGGTACGCCGCCGTCGGCGACGAGACGGTGCTGGAGCGGCTGGCGGAGATCCGCGGGCGCGGCCGGTACCAGTAG
- a CDS encoding DUF5808 domain-containing protein, with product MEDNESGKPQSGELFGVPYNFEQPSVSRMLSSYWQPGEGMLVEKPFGVGYTLNLANWRSWVIGVVVLGLLWQESQKERDGEADEGEDPVEVIVDDD from the coding sequence ATGGAAGACAACGAGAGCGGCAAGCCCCAGTCCGGCGAGCTGTTCGGCGTCCCGTACAACTTCGAGCAACCGAGCGTCAGCCGGATGCTTTCGTCGTACTGGCAGCCCGGCGAGGGGATGCTGGTCGAGAAACCGTTCGGCGTGGGGTACACGCTCAACCTCGCCAACTGGCGCTCCTGGGTGATCGGCGTCGTCGTGCTCGGCCTGCTCTGGCAGGAGAGCCAGAAGGAGCGCGACGGCGAGGCCGACGAGGGCGAGGATCCGGTCGAAGTGATCGTGGACGACGACTGA
- a CDS encoding non-canonical purine NTP pyrophosphatase encodes MLRYVTTNPGKVREAEEYLGDDSVAQLDYDYTEIQSDDLGTIAARGAREAYRHAGEPALVDDAGLFVRALDGFPGPYSSYVEDTVGIERTWELASAEEDRAASFRCVLAYCDGEGFDASPDPVDKDDRVAAAAAGPDEDDEAEALPVKLFEGRVRGTLVEPRGEGGFGFDPIFEHEGTTFAEMSEAEKNAISHRGRALAKFGEWYAER; translated from the coding sequence ATGCTGCGCTACGTCACCACCAACCCCGGGAAGGTCCGGGAGGCCGAGGAGTACCTCGGCGACGATTCCGTCGCCCAGCTCGACTACGACTACACCGAGATCCAGAGCGACGACCTCGGCACGATCGCCGCCCGCGGCGCGCGCGAGGCGTACCGCCACGCCGGCGAGCCAGCCCTCGTCGACGACGCGGGGCTGTTCGTCCGCGCCCTCGACGGGTTCCCGGGTCCGTACTCCTCCTACGTCGAGGATACCGTCGGCATCGAGCGGACGTGGGAGCTCGCCAGCGCCGAGGAGGATCGCGCCGCGTCGTTCCGCTGCGTGCTGGCCTACTGCGACGGCGAGGGGTTCGACGCCTCGCCCGACCCCGTCGACAAGGACGACCGCGTCGCCGCTGCCGCGGCAGGACCCGACGAGGACGACGAGGCGGAGGCGCTCCCCGTCAAGCTGTTCGAGGGGCGCGTGCGCGGGACGCTCGTGGAACCGCGCGGCGAGGGCGGGTTCGGTTTCGACCCGATCTTCGAACACGAGGGGACGACGTTCGCGGAGATGAGCGAGGCCGAGAAGAACGCCATCTCCCACCGCGGGCGGGCGCTGGCCAAGTTCGGGGAGTGGTACGCCGAGCGGTAG
- a CDS encoding N-acetyltransferase — METRSLHASEVPAFVDDLWVPFCREMAEHDPYHALADEYREGVIEFRRERLTEDDRIDRVTVVDDELAGFVSAEVQEAPPVFAHDDTAHVNEIYVRPRFRREGIADELMATAESWGEQRGCAHVTLSVDAWNESAQALYEERAFDVTRHTMRKSLE; from the coding sequence ATGGAGACCCGTTCGCTCCACGCGTCGGAAGTCCCCGCGTTCGTCGACGACCTCTGGGTGCCGTTCTGCCGGGAGATGGCCGAACACGACCCCTACCACGCCCTCGCCGACGAGTACCGCGAGGGCGTGATCGAGTTCCGCCGCGAACGACTGACCGAGGACGATCGGATCGACCGCGTGACAGTCGTCGACGACGAGCTTGCCGGCTTCGTCTCCGCCGAGGTTCAGGAGGCGCCGCCGGTGTTCGCTCACGACGACACTGCCCACGTCAACGAGATCTACGTCCGGCCGAGGTTCCGCCGTGAGGGGATCGCGGACGAACTGATGGCGACTGCCGAGTCGTGGGGCGAGCAGCGGGGCTGTGCCCACGTGACGCTCAGCGTCGACGCCTGGAACGAGTCCGCACAGGCGCTCTACGAGGAGCGAGCGTTCGACGTGACGCGACACACCATGCGCAAGTCGCTGGAGTGA
- a CDS encoding metal-dependent hydrolase: MATTHALAGLLLAVPVALVAPEFAVVAAVAGFAGGVFPDLDMPGEHRRTLHFPVYYTLAAGAVGVAALVVPSAWTVGSVMFLAAAAVHSLSDALGGDLELRPWEGTGDRGVYSHYHRRWWRPRRWVRYDGAPEDAVATVGLGLLALLAYDGAFDALVLGTIAVGVVYAALRRRIVDWGEQAVDALPEETVDRLPDTLVEDLR; the protein is encoded by the coding sequence ATGGCCACTACCCACGCGTTGGCGGGGCTCCTGCTCGCGGTTCCGGTCGCGCTGGTCGCGCCGGAGTTCGCGGTCGTCGCCGCCGTCGCGGGGTTCGCTGGCGGGGTGTTCCCGGACCTCGACATGCCCGGCGAGCACCGCCGAACGCTCCACTTCCCGGTGTACTACACGCTGGCCGCCGGAGCGGTGGGTGTCGCTGCCCTCGTCGTCCCGTCGGCGTGGACCGTCGGCAGCGTGATGTTCCTCGCTGCCGCGGCGGTTCACTCTCTCAGCGACGCGCTCGGCGGCGATCTCGAACTCCGGCCGTGGGAGGGCACCGGCGACCGCGGGGTGTACAGCCACTACCACCGCCGGTGGTGGCGGCCGCGGCGCTGGGTTCGGTACGACGGCGCGCCGGAGGACGCCGTGGCGACGGTCGGGCTAGGACTGCTCGCGCTGCTGGCCTACGACGGCGCGTTCGACGCCCTCGTCCTCGGGACGATCGCCGTCGGGGTCGTGTATGCAGCCCTCCGGCGCCGGATCGTCGACTGGGGGGAGCAGGCCGTCGACGCGCTCCCCGAGGAGACGGTCGATCGGCTGCCCGACACGCTGGTCGAGGACCTGCGCTGA
- a CDS encoding cupin domain-containing protein, which yields METVDIDAAFDSFEERWAPRLLASLNGQALKAAKLEGEFVWHSHPDADELFWVIEGELTLELRGEPDKQLSGGELGVVPAGVEHRPVADGLAKVVLFEPAGTENTGDADAEERKSEVRTLDES from the coding sequence ATGGAGACCGTCGATATCGACGCCGCGTTCGACAGCTTCGAGGAGCGCTGGGCGCCCCGACTGCTCGCCTCGCTCAACGGGCAGGCGCTGAAAGCCGCCAAACTCGAGGGGGAGTTCGTCTGGCACAGCCACCCCGACGCGGACGAACTGTTCTGGGTGATCGAGGGGGAGCTGACGCTCGAACTCCGGGGCGAGCCCGACAAGCAGCTCTCCGGGGGCGAACTCGGCGTCGTCCCGGCGGGCGTCGAGCATCGCCCCGTCGCCGACGGGTTGGCGAAGGTCGTCCTTTTCGAGCCCGCCGGGACGGAGAACACCGGCGACGCCGACGCCGAGGAGCGGAAAAGCGAGGTACGGACGCTGGACGAGAGCTAG
- a CDS encoding winged helix-turn-helix domain-containing protein codes for MGDGDAAHILRTAARRQRVFAEFEEGNATRSDIQDALGVSRSTAFRVVNTFESLGLISRQNGTYELTPFGDVVHCETSRAIGTIRIAHSLSPLLGELEETEEPIEISAFDDATVTELEPGDPYKPMRRFLSLTEDTSFIREFTPTTPDPAYQNTLYDRVRDDLWVAVLYPPSAVDQLRQEDDGEFERALEEGEFHVRVGDPPAFRLVVTDERVYVGGYNDDASLLQLVADTADPDVQEWATRCFETQWERGTPFDSYVENLR; via the coding sequence ATGGGAGACGGCGATGCGGCTCACATCCTCCGAACTGCTGCCCGTCGGCAGCGGGTGTTCGCGGAGTTCGAGGAGGGGAACGCGACGCGATCGGATATACAGGACGCGCTCGGCGTGTCCCGTTCGACTGCATTTCGCGTCGTCAACACCTTCGAATCTCTCGGGCTGATCTCCCGCCAGAACGGCACCTATGAACTCACCCCGTTCGGCGACGTCGTTCACTGTGAGACTTCGCGAGCGATAGGAACGATCCGCATCGCCCATAGCCTGTCGCCGCTTCTGGGCGAACTCGAGGAGACCGAGGAACCGATCGAAATCAGCGCGTTCGACGATGCGACAGTTACCGAACTCGAACCTGGTGATCCGTACAAACCGATGCGGCGGTTTCTCTCGCTCACCGAGGACACGTCTTTCATCCGAGAGTTCACGCCGACAACTCCGGATCCAGCCTATCAGAACACGCTTTACGATCGCGTTCGTGACGATCTCTGGGTCGCCGTGCTCTACCCGCCGTCGGCGGTCGACCAGCTGCGGCAAGAGGACGACGGTGAGTTCGAACGCGCGCTCGAGGAGGGGGAGTTCCACGTACGCGTCGGCGACCCGCCCGCGTTCCGCCTCGTCGTGACGGACGAACGTGTCTACGTCGGTGGGTACAACGACGACGCATCGCTCCTCCAGCTCGTCGCCGACACCGCCGACCCCGACGTACAGGAGTGGGCGACACGCTGTTTCGAGACCCAGTGGGAGCGGGGGACGCCGTTCGACTCGTACGTCGAGAACCTCCGCTGA
- a CDS encoding signal peptidase I, with protein MAGIAVTILGLLIVGVFVVQAVPGIVGADASYVVLSDSMEPEISAGDAVIVKSVDPANIESGDVITFVRAEESTPVTHRVVEAVETEGGQAFRTKGDANDDPDPALVPAENVTGEVWVVLPYVGYVVMFANTPRGMALLIGLPVIAFVVSELYAFTRSDAPEEQPEPADRQHVGEFGSPAEVADDDGLVITTRDLQLSTVGFGALAVYSGYIAYQDPQPVSVGVFAGAAIVVAFVAAVFVAGREAPSTSSQPRNRQVTDGGESLPAAVGTVGSRGENDGE; from the coding sequence GTGGCGGGAATCGCCGTCACCATCCTGGGACTCCTGATTGTCGGCGTCTTCGTCGTCCAGGCAGTCCCCGGCATAGTCGGCGCCGACGCCAGTTACGTCGTGCTCTCGGACAGTATGGAGCCGGAGATATCGGCCGGCGATGCCGTCATCGTGAAAAGCGTCGACCCCGCGAACATCGAGTCCGGTGACGTCATCACGTTCGTGCGCGCCGAGGAATCGACGCCAGTGACACACCGTGTCGTAGAAGCCGTCGAAACCGAGGGGGGCCAGGCGTTCCGCACGAAAGGCGATGCCAACGACGACCCGGACCCCGCGCTCGTCCCCGCCGAGAACGTCACGGGCGAGGTCTGGGTGGTACTCCCGTACGTCGGTTACGTGGTGATGTTCGCGAACACGCCGAGGGGGATGGCCCTCCTGATCGGGCTCCCGGTGATCGCATTCGTGGTCTCCGAACTCTACGCCTTCACGCGAAGTGACGCGCCGGAGGAACAGCCTGAGCCAGCCGACCGCCAGCATGTCGGTGAATTCGGCTCGCCGGCGGAGGTGGCCGACGACGACGGCCTCGTGATTACGACCCGCGACCTCCAGCTGAGCACGGTCGGGTTCGGCGCCCTCGCGGTGTACAGTGGTTACATCGCGTACCAGGACCCCCAGCCGGTGAGCGTTGGCGTCTTCGCCGGCGCGGCGATTGTCGTCGCGTTCGTTGCCGCGGTGTTCGTCGCCGGACGTGAAGCGCCCTCGACCAGTAGCCAGCCACGGAACCGCCAGGTGACCGACGGTGGCGAAAGCCTCCCGGCAGCTGTCGGCACTGTCGGGTCCAGAGGTGAGAACGATGGCGAGTAA
- a CDS encoding SipW-dependent-type signal peptide-containing protein codes for MSDDRQHYRLSRRTVLAGLGGVGLASASAGLGTTALLSDSETFEDNTITAGAMDARLDWQQKYDRGNGTEYVNAFPDRYKNDPNNPDELDTNSPPVEEPDGIQDPIRTRDDVVEDMHGTAYGDLDEADRVAVEQAYREQFANSPNFVVEGPVIDLDDVKPGDFGSVTYSMHLFDEPGYVWLGGSLDANSEGAVVEPELDAAAEDDPGDGSSAGELPDAIEVTLWYDDGDEDRESDETPPERPLVFEGTLGELLAAVDDGIPLDGHPETADRDCFPQDQPEDEQARYLGFEWTLPASVGNVVQGDSVTFDLTFAAVQCRNNDGATSPFTEA; via the coding sequence ATGAGCGACGACAGGCAACACTACCGACTCTCGCGGCGCACCGTACTTGCTGGGCTGGGCGGCGTCGGGCTGGCGTCGGCTAGTGCCGGCCTCGGCACGACCGCCCTTCTCAGTGACTCCGAGACGTTCGAGGACAACACGATCACGGCGGGGGCGATGGACGCGCGACTGGACTGGCAACAGAAGTACGACCGGGGGAACGGGACCGAGTACGTCAACGCGTTTCCGGACCGGTACAAGAACGACCCAAACAATCCCGACGAACTCGACACGAACAGCCCGCCGGTCGAGGAGCCCGACGGCATCCAGGACCCGATACGGACTCGCGACGACGTGGTCGAGGATATGCACGGAACGGCATACGGCGATCTCGACGAGGCTGACCGCGTCGCCGTCGAGCAGGCGTACCGCGAACAGTTCGCGAACTCTCCGAACTTCGTCGTGGAGGGGCCGGTCATCGACCTCGACGACGTGAAACCCGGCGACTTCGGATCGGTCACCTACAGCATGCACCTGTTCGACGAGCCCGGGTACGTCTGGCTCGGCGGCTCGCTGGACGCCAACAGTGAGGGCGCGGTCGTGGAGCCGGAGCTCGACGCCGCGGCCGAGGACGACCCCGGTGACGGCTCCAGCGCGGGCGAGCTCCCCGACGCCATCGAGGTGACGCTCTGGTACGACGACGGCGACGAGGACCGCGAGAGCGACGAGACGCCGCCCGAGCGCCCGCTCGTCTTCGAGGGAACGCTCGGGGAGCTGCTCGCGGCAGTCGACGACGGCATACCACTGGACGGACATCCCGAAACTGCCGACCGCGACTGTTTCCCGCAGGACCAGCCGGAGGACGAACAGGCCCGGTACCTCGGCTTCGAGTGGACGCTCCCCGCGAGCGTCGGGAACGTCGTGCAGGGCGACAGCGTGACCTTCGACCTCACGTTCGCGGCAGTACAGTGCCGGAACAACGACGGGGCGACGAGCCCGTTCACGGAGGCGTAG